A genomic window from Candidatus Hydrogenedentota bacterium includes:
- a CDS encoding glutathionylspermidine synthase family protein — translation MRIQALAVEPGQFEALIEEMRFRYHKWDAYVGGTLRILPEALVLTPAEHEDAVACCTGIHNVLGKLEASILNEPRLMDRLGISAPVQEVMRAETPHPRGMSRYDLIPTASGWMAPEFNEDAPGGFNESIAGRALFAGLLPGATVPGDFARAFVDMLPPGGRAGLVYATGYSEDLQHVLILAALLRERGIEPVLASPSHLACGRFGHPRLLGKAVDYIIRFFPGEWYGYLENLRDWRRAVAKIPVINPLSRLVRQSKGLYALWREEALLGPEDTDLMNRHTPHTEYFRADRAAEYVSQREEWVLKRLYGRMGDAVTIGRLCPPNAWEQAVTEAARTPAAHIAQRAFTPVSVPDGTRRLFPALGVYLIAGSFAGYYSRADELGFTTHEAYYVVTAVKTP, via the coding sequence GTGCGTATCCAAGCCCTGGCCGTGGAGCCCGGTCAATTCGAGGCGCTCATCGAGGAGATGCGGTTCCGCTATCACAAGTGGGATGCCTACGTGGGCGGCACGCTGCGCATCTTGCCCGAAGCTCTGGTGCTGACGCCCGCCGAGCACGAAGACGCGGTCGCGTGCTGCACCGGCATCCACAACGTGCTGGGGAAACTGGAGGCGAGCATCCTCAATGAGCCGCGCCTGATGGACCGGCTCGGCATCTCCGCGCCGGTGCAGGAGGTCATGCGCGCCGAGACCCCGCACCCGCGCGGCATGTCGCGCTATGACCTCATACCGACCGCGTCGGGTTGGATGGCGCCGGAGTTCAATGAAGACGCGCCCGGCGGGTTCAACGAATCCATTGCAGGCAGGGCCCTGTTCGCGGGGCTGCTTCCCGGCGCGACGGTGCCGGGCGATTTTGCGCGTGCGTTCGTGGACATGCTGCCGCCGGGCGGGCGCGCCGGGCTGGTGTACGCCACGGGATACTCGGAGGACTTGCAGCATGTCCTTATTCTGGCCGCCTTGCTGCGGGAGCGGGGCATCGAGCCCGTGCTTGCGTCGCCCAGCCATCTTGCCTGCGGCCGTTTCGGGCATCCGCGGCTTCTCGGAAAGGCGGTAGATTACATCATCCGTTTCTTCCCGGGCGAATGGTACGGATACCTGGAGAATCTCCGGGATTGGCGCCGGGCCGTGGCGAAAATCCCCGTCATCAACCCGCTGTCGCGGCTGGTGCGGCAGAGCAAGGGCCTCTACGCGCTCTGGCGCGAGGAAGCGCTGCTCGGTCCGGAAGACACGGACCTGATGAACCGGCACACGCCGCACACGGAGTACTTCCGCGCGGACCGCGCGGCCGAATACGTGTCCCAGCGCGAGGAGTGGGTGCTGAAGAGACTCTACGGGCGCATGGGCGACGCCGTGACCATCGGCCGGCTGTGCCCGCCCAACGCGTGGGAGCAGGCCGTGACGGAAGCGGCCAGGACTCCCGCTGCGCACATCGCGCAACGCGCGTTTACGCCGGTCTCGGTGCCGGACGGCACGCGCCGCCTGTTTCCCGCTCTTGGCGTGTATTTGATCGCAGGATCGTTCGCAGGTTACTACAGCCGGGCGGATGAACTCGGCTTTACCACTCACGAGGCCTACTATGTGGTCACCGCTGTCAAAACTCCTTGA
- a CDS encoding amidophosphoribosyltransferase: MLDPRAAHRTRRLPPVYRHRCVPEEADDHLHDECGIFAVHGHAEAPNLIYLGLYALQHRGQEGAGIVCSDEGVLTAHRGLGLVSDVFRRHKLARVRGTHGIGHVRYSTFGSNNLKNVQPLVVDYARGAMAVAHNGNLVNAQHLRDGLEEIGAIFQSTTDSEVILHLISRSSEESFTDTVIDALQRVQGAFSVLVINGEEIVAARDPFGFRPLWIGRLNDAYVVASETCALDIIDAEWVREVEPGEAITLSKDGLHSRKPFPAEPIRQCIFEFIYVARPDSFIFGKSVDTVRKNLGRYLARVAPVEADLVMAVPDSSNPAALGYAHESGLPFDMGFIRNHYVGRTFIEPDQGIRDFGVKIKLNPAREAVGGKRIVLIDDSIVRGTTARKIINLLRRCGAREVHFRVASPKIINSCYYGIDTPNRTKLIAHNMSVEEIREFLGVDSLAYLPVEALLEATGCPKDHFCLACFDNEYPTPTPDDFESHAPMPRHVDHSTELLGL; this comes from the coding sequence CGGACGACCATCTGCACGACGAATGCGGCATCTTTGCGGTTCATGGCCATGCCGAGGCGCCGAACCTCATCTATTTGGGCCTGTACGCGCTCCAGCACCGGGGCCAGGAAGGCGCGGGCATTGTCTGCTCCGACGAAGGCGTCCTGACTGCCCACCGCGGCCTCGGCCTGGTTTCAGACGTGTTCAGGCGGCACAAGCTCGCGCGCGTGCGCGGCACGCACGGCATCGGCCACGTCCGGTACTCGACCTTCGGCTCGAACAATCTGAAAAACGTGCAGCCGCTCGTCGTTGACTATGCGCGCGGCGCCATGGCGGTCGCGCACAACGGCAACCTGGTCAATGCCCAGCATCTGCGCGACGGTCTCGAAGAGATCGGCGCTATTTTCCAGTCCACCACCGACAGCGAAGTCATTCTCCACCTGATCTCCCGATCCTCCGAAGAATCGTTTACCGACACGGTCATCGACGCGCTTCAGCGAGTGCAGGGCGCGTTCTCCGTGCTCGTCATCAACGGCGAGGAAATCGTGGCCGCCCGCGACCCCTTCGGTTTCCGGCCGCTGTGGATCGGCCGGCTCAACGACGCGTATGTGGTGGCCAGCGAGACCTGCGCGCTCGACATCATCGACGCCGAATGGGTGCGCGAGGTCGAGCCCGGCGAGGCGATCACCTTGTCGAAGGACGGGCTGCACTCCCGCAAACCGTTCCCGGCAGAGCCCATACGGCAATGCATTTTCGAATTCATCTACGTGGCGCGGCCCGACAGTTTCATCTTTGGCAAGAGCGTCGACACCGTGCGGAAGAATCTCGGGCGTTACCTGGCGCGCGTTGCGCCCGTCGAAGCGGACCTCGTCATGGCAGTGCCCGACTCGTCCAACCCCGCGGCGCTGGGCTACGCCCACGAGTCCGGGCTGCCGTTCGACATGGGTTTCATCCGCAACCATTACGTGGGCCGGACGTTCATCGAGCCGGATCAGGGCATCCGTGACTTCGGCGTGAAGATCAAGCTCAACCCCGCGCGCGAAGCCGTCGGCGGCAAGCGCATCGTGCTCATCGACGACAGCATCGTGCGCGGCACGACGGCCCGCAAGATCATTAATCTGCTGCGGCGCTGCGGCGCGCGCGAGGTGCACTTCCGCGTCGCTTCGCCGAAGATCATCAACTCCTGCTACTACGGCATCGATACACCCAACCGCACCAAGCTTATCGCGCATAACATGAGCGTAGAGGAAATCCGCGAGTTTCTTGGAGTCGATTCGTTGGCCTATCTGCCCGTGGAGGCCCTGCTCGAAGCGACGGGCTGCCCCAAGGACCACTTCTGCCTCGCCTGCTTCGACAACGAGTATCCCACGCCCACTCCGGATGACTTCGAGAGCCACGCGCCCATGCCGCGCCACGTCGACCACAGCACCGAACTGCTCGGGCTGTGA